The genome window TGAAATTCTACCGTTTCTTTAAAATACAATATCGAATCAAGTGCACACCTGTGAAGTTGGATGGAACCGTGGCTCTGCCACTCCAACACTCTAACAGGTGTGTTTTTTGTTAAAGGAGAAGCTATGTTAGATATTAAACGGATTCGTACAGACTTTGATACGGTTGCTAAAAAATTGGCAACACGTGGCGTAGATGCAGCTATTTTGAATGAAATGAAAGAAATCGATGCCAAACGTCGAGATATCTTAGTCAAAGTAGAAAATCTTAAAGCAGAGCGTAACACTGTATCTGCTGAAATCGCACAAGCTAAACGCAACAAGGAAAATGCAGATGATAAGATTGCTGCCATGCAAACCCTCTCTGCAGAAGTCAAAGCATTGGATACAGAATTGGCTGAAATCGATGCCAAATTAACTGAATTCACTACTACCCTTCCAAATATCCCTGCTGATAGTGTCCCTGTTGGAGCAGATGAGGATGACAACGTTGAAGTTCGCCGTTGGGGAACTCCTCGCGAGTTTGACTTCGAACCAAAAGCTCACTGGGATTTAGGTGAAGACCTTGATATCCTTGACTGGGAACGCGGGGCTAAAGTTACTGGTGCTCGTTTCCTCTTTTACAAAGGACTTGGAGCTCGCTTAGAACGCGCTATCTACAACTTCATGTTGGACGAACATGGCAAGGAAGGCTACACTGAAGTCATCCCTCCTTACATGGTCAACCATGATTCTATGTTTGGTACTGGACAATATCCAAAATTCAAGGAAGATACTTTTGAACTTAGCGATACCAATTACGTCCTCATTCCAACAGCCGAAGTTCCTTTGACAAACTACTACCGCGATGAAATTCTTGATGGGAAAGACCTTCCAATCTACTTCACCGCTATGAGTCCATCTTTCCGTTCAGAAGCTGGTTCTGCTGGTCGTGATACTCGTGGCTTGATCCGGTTGCACCAATTCCATAAGGTTGAAATGGTGAAATTTGCCAAACCAGAAGAATCATACGATGAATTGGAAAAAATGGTTGTCAATGCTGAAAATATCCTTCAAAAACTGAACCTTCCATACCGTGTGGTAGCTCTCTCCACTGGAGACATGGGCTTCTCAGCTGCTAAGACTTATGACTTGGAAGTATGGATTCCGGCGCAAAACACCTACCGTGAAATCTCAAGCTGTTCCAATACAGAAGATTTCCAAGCTCGCCGTGCGCAAATCCGTTACCGTGATGAAGCAGATGGCAAGGTAAAACTCCTTCACACTTTGAACGGTTCTGGGTTGGCTGTTGGACGTACCGTCGCTGCTATTCTTGAAAACTATCAAAACGAAGACGGTTCTGTGACTATTCCAGAAGTCCTCCGTCCATACATGGGTGGCGCTGAAGTCATCGCACCAAAATAAAGTTTAAAAAAACTGAGTCTTGCAAATTGCAAGCTCAGTTTTTTAATATTTACGAAAACGTTGGTAGCGTTGCTCTAAAAGATCCTCCAGAGGTACGGCTTGTAAAACCTTTAACTCTTCCTGTAATTCCTTCTTCACTTGAGCCAGTAGTTCACCATTTGAAAATCCATGCTCTGGAATCACCTTATCGACAATGTCCATATTTAACAACTCGTGAGAAGTAATCTTCATCAACTCTGCTGCTTCCATGGCACGGCTTCCATCTTTCCAAAGAATAGAGGCAAAACCTTCTGGACTCAAGACTGCATAGATGGAGTTTTCTAGCATCCAGACCTTATCTGCTACAGCCAGAGCCAAGGCCCCACCAGAGCCACCTTCTCCGATGATAATCGCGATAATTGGAACTTTTAAATCACTCATTTCCATGAGGTTGCGGGCAATAGCTTCACCTTGTCCTCGTTCCTCGGCACCAACACCAGGATAAGCACCCGCTGTATTGATAAAGGTCACAACTGGACGGCCAAACTTCTCCGCTTGCTTCATGAGGCGTAAAGCTTTTCGATAGCCTTCTGGATGTGGTTGTCCAAAATTACGTTTTAGATTATCCTGAAGATTTTTTCCTTTTTGGATCCCAACGACTGTAACCGTTTGATCGCCTAAGCGTCCAATCCCACCAATCACCGCACCATCATCACGGAAGTTTCGATCTCCATGCAATTCGATAAAATCATCAAAAATTCCTTGAGCAAAATCAAGAGCAGTCAATCTTCCTTGGTCACGTGCTTCTTTAATAATCTGTGTTATTTTACTCATGTTTACCTCCATGAAGGGCCAATAATTGTCCAACTGTTGCTCGGATTTGGCTTCTCTCCACGATCAAGTCTACAAATCCATGTTCTTGTAGAAATTCTGCTTTTTGGAAATCATCTGGCAATTTTTCACGCACAGTTGATTCGATCACGCGACGACCGGCAAACCCGACCAAGGCCTGACTCTCTGCCATGATAATATCACCTTCCATAGCAAATGAGGCTGTCACCCCACCAGTTGTCGGATCTGTCAATACTGTCAAATAGAATAATTTTTCTTTAGAATGATGTTGAACAGCCGCAGAAATCTTTGCCATTTGCATCAAACTCACGATTCCTTCTTGCATCCGAGCACCACCGGAAGCGGTAAAGAGAACAACTGGCAATTTTTCTTTTGTCGCAAATTCAAATAAACGAGTAATTTTTTCACCTACTACAGAACCCATTGAAGCCATGATAAAGTTGGAATCCATGATCCCAAGCGCAACTTTTTGCCCTTTAATCAAGGCAGTGCCAGTCAGGACTGCTTCATCCAGTCCTGTCATTTCCCTCACTGCTGCTAGTTTTTTCTTATAATTTGGGAAATTCAAAGGATCTGTCGTTTCGATTCCTGTAAACATTTCTTCAAAGCTAGCTGGATCCACTGTCAGCGCCAAGCGTTCTTTAGCAGAAATACGGAAGGTATAGCCACAGTTTGGGCATACCCGTTCACTACCTAAATCCTTTTGGTAAATGGTATGTTTACAACCTGGGCATTGTGAAAATAGTTCATCAGGAACTTCAGGTTTTGGCTGAGGCTCCTTCCAGGCTGACCTATTCGGATTGATCCGAATATATTTATCTTTTTTAGAAAATAATGCCATTACTTACTCCTTATAATATGCTACAGTATCTGCAGCATTACTATAAAAGCCCGAAACTGTGAAGATGATGTTCATACTCCCCTCACAAGTCCAGGCTTTTTCATCATTCCTTATTATAATTTGGAAGGAATTGTTCCATCAAAAATGCAGTGTCATAATCACCAGCGATCACATGTGAATCTGAAATCAAATCCAACTGGAAACTGCTATTGGTTGTGACACCATCGATTTCCAACTCATAAAGAGCACGCTGCATTTTCATCAGTGCATCAAAGCGATTTTCCCCATGGACAATGATCTTGGCAATCATACTATCATAGTATGGTGGAATCGTATAACCAGGATACACAGCAGAATCCACACGCAAGCCAACCCCACCACTTGGAAGATAGAGATTAGTGATCTTACCTGGGCTTGGTGCAAAGTTAAAGGAAGGATTTTCCGCATTGATCCGGCATTCAATCGCATGGCCTTTAATGACAATATCCTCTTGAGTAACGGATAATTCTTGGCCAGCTGCGATTTTAATCTGTTCCTTAACGATATCAACTCCTGTTACAAATTCCGTGACAGGATGCTCTACTTGGACACGGGTATTCATTTCCATAAAGTAGAACTCACCCTTGCCTTCATCATACAAGAATTCAATCGTTCCAGCATTCTCGTACCCAACTGATTCAGCTGCACGAACAGCTGCAGAACCAATCCGATCACGAAGCGTTTTTCCAATAGCAATCGAAGGGGATTCTTCTAGAACTTTTTGGTTATTTCGTTGAAGAGAACAATCGCGTTCACCTAAGTGAATGACATGTCCATGCTGATCCGCTAAAATCTGTACTTCAATGTGGCGTGCCGGATAAATCACCCGCTCCATATACATGGCACCATTCCCAAAAGCAGCTTGAGCTTCTGAGGAAGCAGATTCAAAAGCAGCAACCAAATCTTCTGGTTTTTCAACCTTCCGAATTCCCTTGCCACCGCCTCCTGCAGATGCTTTCAACATCACAGGGTAACCAATACGCTCTGCAATCTCGAGTGCTTCTTCAGCAGTATACACTTCACCATCTGATCCAGGAATAACAGGCACTCCTGCTTTGATCATCTGTTTACGAGCATTAATCTTATCCCCCATCAAATCCATGACTTTAGCAGAAGGACCAATAAATTTAATGCCCACTTCCTCACACATGGTTGCAAATTTTGAGTTTTCACTTAAAAATCCAAAACCAGGGTGGATAGCTTCTGCACCTGTTAAGACAGCTGCAGACAAGACAGCACTCATATTCAAATAAGATTCTGTTGATTTAGCAGGGCCAATACAGACTGCTTCATCCGCTAGTAAGGTATGCAAGGCTTCTTTATCAGCAGTAGAATACACCGCAACCGTCTCGATGCCAAGTTCACGAGCCGCACGAATAATGCGCACTGCAATCTCACCACGATTGGCGATTAAGATCTTACGAAACATAGATAGGCCTTTCTTAATTTCCAATTGCAAAAGTAAGTGTTCCTGAAGCTGCAAGCTTACCGTCTACCTCTGCTTTCGCTTCAACAACAGCAATGGTTCCACGACGTTTGACAAAAGTAGCTGTCATCACCAGTTGATCTCCTGGAACGACTTGTTTTTTAAACTTCACCTTGTCCATCCCTGCATAAAAGACTAATTTCCCTTTATTTTCAGGTTTTGACAACTCTAGTACACCTGCTGTTTGTGCCAAAGCTTCCATGATAAGAACACCTGGCATAACAGGATATTGTGGAAAATGTCCATTAAAAAATGGTTCATTAATTGTCACATTTTTAATGGCAACAATCGTATCTTCGCTTGTTTCCAATACGCGATCCACCAAAAGCATTGGGTAACGATGTGGCAAAGCCTCACGAATAGCATTAATATCAATTGTCATTTGATTCGAACCAATCCTTTTCCAAATTCAACCATTTCTTCATTCGTTACCAAAATTTCAGTGACTACCCCATCTTTAGGCGCTGGGACTTCATTCATCACTTTCATGGCTTCGATAATCAAGAGTGTTTGACCCTTAGTAACTTTGTCTCCTACAGATACAAAGGCTGGTTTATCCGGAGCTGGCGACAAGTAAGCCACCCCAACCAATGGACTTTCAACCACATCACCTTCTGCAGCCTGAGCTGGAGCAGCAACTGGTTCAGCCGCTACAGCTGGAGTTGCTGGTGCTTCAACAACAGGGGCTACTACAGGAGTTTGAGGAGTTGCTACCACTTCAACTGCAGGAGCAACCGGTGTAGCCGCAACTGAACTCGTTTGGTTTTTACTCAAATTCAATTCTTCGCCATTATTTTTATATGAGAATTCACGCAAAGTTGACGCATCAAATTGAGCCAACAAATCTTTGATTTCAGAAATATTCATGAATTAACCCTCCCAACGTTTAAAGGCCAGAACAGCATTGTGTCCTCCAAAACCAAAGGTATTTGAGATAGCGTACTGAATATCCGCTTCTTGACCTTCACCATAAACAACGTTTGCTTCGATATAGTCAGACAATTCTTTAGTACCAGCAGTTTTTGGTACAAAGCTGTGACGAATCGCTTCGATGGTAGCAATCGCTTCAACCGCACCAGCAGCACCTAACAAGTGTCCTGTAAATGATTTAGTAGATGATACAGGAACTTCTTTACCAAGGACAGAAACAATAGCTCCGCTTTCACCTTTCTCATTAGCAGGTGTAGATGTACCATGCGCATTGACATAATCGACATCTTCAGGCTTGATACCCGCTTCATTGATCGCTAATTTAATCGCTTTAGCAGCACCTGAACCATCTGGTGTCGGTGTTGTCATATGGTAGGCATCACAGTTCGAACCGTAACCAACAATTTCAGCTAAAATATTAGCACCACGTTTTTGGGCATGTTCCAAGCTTTCGATGACAAGAACCCCTGCACCTTCACCCATCACAAAACCATTACGGTCTTTGTCAAATGGGATAGATGAACGTTCTGGATCTTCCGTTGTTGAAAGGGCCGTAAGGGCATTAAAACCACCGATACCAATCTTGGTAATTGAAGCTTCAGCACCACCTGCCAAAACAACATCATGCATACCAAATTTAATTTCACGGAAAGCTTCACCAATGGCATCATTAGCAGAAGCACAAGCTGTTGTTACGGATTTACATACCCCTTGAGCCCCAATCTTAAGTGCGATGTTTCCAGCACCCATGTTTGAAAGAGCTTTTGGAATAAACATTGGTTGGATTCTCTTCATCCCACGTTCATGCATCCGGATAATTTGATCTTCCAATTCTTGCAAACCACCGATACCAGATGATACAATCACGCCTACTCGATCACGGTCTTCTTCTTCCATATTCAAGCCTGAATTTTCAATAGCTTCCATCGCAGCATAGATTGCATACAATGAGTAAGTATCCATACGATTTTGATCTTTTTTCACAAAATATTTATCGAATGGGAAATCTTGAATTTCACCAGCATTAAAGACTGGAATTTCAGAAGCATCAAATTTCGTAATGGGCTTGATTCCAATTTTTCCTTCATGAAGGCTATTCCAGAACTCCTCTGGTGTATTTCCGATTGGTGAGGTTACACCGTAACCTGTAACAACAACACGATTTGTAGACATATATATTCTCCTTTTGTCGGATGGATATTTAAGTAAGTGATTTTCGATCAGTAAGCATTCATTATTGCATAGTCATGCCGCCATCAATGGCAATTGTTTGACCAGTTAAATATTCTTGACCTGCCAAGAAAGCCGCAACTTCTGCCACTTCTTCAGCTTGACCAATTCGTTTCATTGGCACTTGAGCTAGCATGGCATCTTTCATTTTCTCTGGAATAGCGTCTGTCATATCTGATTCAATGAAACCAGGTGCAATGGCATTCACACGAACGCCACGAGCCGCAACTTCACGCGCAACGGATTTGGTAAAACCAATCAATCCAGCTTTTGAAGCTGCATAGTTCGCTTGACCAATATTCCCCATTAGACCAACAACAGAGGACATGTTGATAATGGCACCTTGACGCGCCTTAGACATTGGTTTTAAGACAGCTTGTGTCATATTGAAGGCACCAGTCAAGTTGATTTTCAAGACCCGTTCAAAATCTTCTTCAGTCATTTTCAACATCAACTTGTCATTTGTGATGCCAGCGTTATTGACCAAAACATCAACACTCCCAAGCTTTTCAATTGCTTCAGCCACCATACGTTGAGCATCTTCGCCATTCGAAATATCCCCAGAAATACCAACAACAGTCACACCATAGTCAGCAAACTGTGCAAGCAAGTCCTCAGAAATTTCAGAACGTCCATTTAGGACAACATTGGCACCGAGACTCGCAAATTTATGAGCCACAGCCAATCCAATTCCGCGTGTTGAACCTGTTACAAAAACATTTTTATTTTTAAGTTCCATCTTTACCTCGTTTTAAGCATTCAGAAGTGCATCTAGACTAGCCTGATCTTCGACGTTATGAGTTGGAAGAGTTTTATCAATTTTCTTCAAGAATCCTGACAAGACTTTTCCAGGTCCGATCTCGATGACTTCATCTACACCAAAGTCTTGAATCGTAGCAATTGAATCATAGAAACGAACCGGTTCTTTTACTTGACGGGCCAAAAGTGCTTTCACATCTTCTGACTTCATGATAGTAGCTTCTGTATTCCCAACTAAAGGAAGATCAAAATCATTAAATGATACTTTTTCTAGTTCAGCCGCCAATTTTTGACTAGCAGATTCCAGTAAGGCTGTGTGGAATGGACCTGACACATTCAAAGGGATCAAGCGTTTGGCACCTGCTTCCTGCAATAGTTCCACAGCATAGTCCACAGCTGCAACCTCACCACCAATCACAATTTGTGCGGGTGTATTGTAGTTAGCTGGTGTCACTACACCCTTTTCAGATGCTTGTTGACAAATCTCTTCGATCAAACTTGGATCTGTATTCATAACAGCAACCATTTTCCCACTTCCAGCGGGAGCTGCCGTTTCCATGAATTCACCTCGTTTCGCAACCAAAGCTACTGCATCTTCAAACGAAAGAGCTCCAGCCGCAACCAGGGCAGAATATTCCCCCAAAGAGAGGCCGGCAACAATATCAGGAGTGATACCATTTTCTACTAAGAGACGATAAATGGCTACTGACGTTGTCAAAATAGCTGGTTGAGTATAGCGTGTCTGATTCAGTTTTTCTTCGTTAGAATCAATCAATTCACGCAAATCATAACCTAGAATACGACTAGCCGTATCAAATGTCTCTTTAACAACGGGATAAGCCGCATACAAATCGCTCGCCATGCCCAATTTCTGAGCCCCTTGACCAGCAAATAAGAACGCACGTTTTGTCACTATCCTAATCCTTTCGACGTTTTTAGACGTTTACATCTGCCCAACGAGCAGCCTCTCTTTGAATCACCTTGGCTGCACCATAATAGATATCTTCTAGAATTTCAGCACAAGTTTCTTCCTTGCTGACAAGTCCAGCAATTTGACCTGCCATTACAGATCCATTGTCAACATCTCCATCAACAACGGCATTGCGAAGGGCACCTGCTCCTAATTCTTCAATTTCTTCTTGAGTCTTCTTACCTGCCAAGAAATCTTTTTCAGCTTGGTTATAGGCAGAAGCCAATTTATTCTTGATCGCACGAACAGGGTGTCCAACAACTGATGCTGAAACTACCGTATCAATATCTTTCGCTTTCAAGATTTTATTCTTAAAGTTTTGGTGAGCATTAGATTCTTTAGCAACCACGAAACGAGTTCCCACCTGAACAGCTTCGGCACCTAACATAAAGACAGCTGCAGCACCAGCACCATCAGCGACACCTCCAGCACCAATTACTGGAATAGAAACAGCTTCAACCACTTGACGAACCAAGGTCATAGTCGTCAATTTACCAATGTGACCTCCAGCTTCCATTCCTTCTGCAATCATTGCATCGGCACCCAATTTTTCCATCCGTTTTGCAAGGGCAACAGATGGAACAACAGGAATGACAGTGATCCCTGCTTCATGGAAACGATCCATGTATTTCCCAGGATTTCCAGCTCCAGTTGTAACAACTTTTACACCTTCTTCAATCACCAGGTCAACAATGTCATCCGCGAATGGGGACAAAAGCATGATATTTACACCAAAAGGCTTATCTGTAATAGACTTCACCTTATCAATGTTAGCCTTTACAACTTCTTTTGGAGCGTTCCCGCCACCAATGATTCCAAGACCACCGGCGTTTGATACTGCTCCAGCCAAGTCACCATCAGCGACCCATGCCATCCCACCTTGGAAGATTGGATATTTAATATTCAATAGTTCAGTAATTCGTGTTTGCATTATACCTACCTCTTTTTTCGCTTAAGTAATAGTTTGAGTTTAAAAGATTGTTTCTTTGAGCCTCAAACTATTACCTAAACAAGAGAGAATATCTTTCGATACTCTCATCTATCATTATTTTGTTTTTTCTTCTACGTAAGCGACAAGGTCACCAACTGTAGACAACCCTTCTTCAGTTTCGATTTGGATGTCAAAAGCATCTTCAATTTCAGAGATAACTTGGAACAAATCCAATGAATCTGCTTCTAAATCTTCGAATGTAGATTCAAGAGTTACTTCTGATGGTTCTTTACCAAGTTCTTCAACGATAATTTCTTGTACTTTTTCAAATACTGCCATAATAGGCCTCCTTAAAAAATAATATATAAATTTTTAAAATGTGTTTCCACATGTTTAACTAGATTGTAACAAGAAGTGTGCCCCATGTCAAACCTCCACCGAATCCTGTCAGAAGAATTTTTTGACTTCCATCCATCTTGATTCGATGATTCTCGACACACTCCGATAATAGAATGGGGATACTAGCAGCACTAGTGTTCCCATATTCCATCATATTTGCTGGGATTTTCTCTCTAGAGACACCCAGTTTTTTTGACATCTTATCTAACATTCGGTCATTCGCCTGGTGTAACAGAAAATAGTCAATCTCTTCTGCTTCCATAGAGGCGTCTACTATAATTTTTTGAATACTTTTCGTGACATCACGAATGGCAAAATCAAAAACTGCCCGTCCATCCATTGTCAGATATCTTCGATCAAAAACGTCATCTGAATAAGGGGAAGACAGACCCAAATAGCAAGACTCAAGACTAGCACCTCGGCTACCATCTGTAAAAAGATTCTCAGCCAAAAACGATTTTTGATCGCTTGCTTCAAGCAAGACACCACCAGCTCCATCTCCAAAAAGGACTGAAGTGGAACGGTCTGACCAGTCTAATACTTTTGAAAGCGTCTCACTACCGATCACAATTCCTCGCCGGTACATACCTGAAGAAATGTATTTTTCAGCAGTGGCTAATGCAAATACAAATCCGCTACATGCTGCAGTCAGATCAAAGGCAAAAGCTCGAGAAGCTCCAATATTAGCTTGTACCCGGGCTGCAGTTGATGGCATTAAGCTATCTGGTGTAATCGTAGCAACAACGATGAAATCAATTTCCTCAGCATCTAAGTTTGCTTTTGCTAATAATCTTTGTGCAACAATTGTTGCTAGATCACTTGTCGTCTCATCTTTTGAAATGTGACGCCGAAGGATACCTGTCCGACTACTGATCCATTCATCACTTGTATCCATGATCTCAGCCAAATCATCATTTGATACGACTTGGTCAGGTGCATAATGAGCAACTTGACTAATTTTAGCAAAGACCATTATTTAATTTCCTCCAAGAAACGATACAGATTTTGCAATCCTTATTGCATCACTTTCTTCTCTTCGGGACTCATATCTCCAATAATCTGGTTGACCATCCGTTTATGGAATTGCTGATGAAGACGATAAAGTAGACGACCGTTCTTCGTTAAACTCAAGTGTACAACCCGACGATCAACTTCCGATCTTCTTCTTTCGATATACCCTTTGCGCTCAAGATTATTCAAACTTGTCGTGACAGTCCCCAAAGTCACCATCAACTCCCGTGAAATATCACTCGGGGTTGCATTCGGTGTCGAACCAATCACATCGATCGTATGCATTTCTTTAATAGAAACATCTTTGAATCGACTTGCTCTTAGGCTCGACTCCTCAATAACCAAAACATTATTAAAGATGGATGTTAAATAGTCGTTAACTAATTGGTAATTCAAAACTCCACCTCCTAATTTTACTTTGATAGTCAAATTTTATCAAAAATGAAAATAATTTGCAAGCATTTTTTCACAAAACATAGAAAAATTACAAATTTATTTTCCTTTAAATTGTGGCCGACGTTTCTCAGAGTAGGCAATAACCCCTTCCTTGAAATCTTCTGTAAATGCTAGTTTCTTTTGCAAATCCAATTCAAGACCCGCATATTGGTCCCATTCTTTCAAGAATGCTTCCCAAACCATTTCTTTCATGGCAGCATAAGAATTTGAAGATCCTCTTCTTAATTTTTTAAGCAATTGCTCAACTGTTTTATCGAGTCTTTCAGATTCACAAACACGATAAGCTAGACCATAATCAAATGCCTTTTCAGCAGTCAAGGCTTCACCCGTCATTACTAAATGAGTAGCCCGAGACATGCCAATGGCTTTTCCTAACAAGAATAACCCACCCGCATCCGGTGCTAAACCAACCCCAACAAAGGCTTGGATAAATTTAGTACGATCACTAATAATACAAAAATCAACAGCTACTGCAATGTTAGCAGCTGCTCCAGCAACCGCTCCATCTGCCATCATAATAACCGGTTTTGGCAATTGCTTGATTTTCTTTGAAATCGTATTAACTAATTCGGCAATTAAAACAAGAGACTCGATGTCATCCGCATCGACTGCTCGTTTCATTTCGCTTAAATCTCCACCAACTGAAAAGATTTTCCCTTCTGCTGATAGAATAATGAATTTTACTTCCTCATTTTTTTCTGCATCTTCCAGGGCAGCTAAAATTTCCTGACACATTGGAATGTTAAAACCATTGGATACTTCAGGACGATTTAAAGAGATTGTCGCGAGGTCGTTTTCGACAGAATACAAAATTGTTTCAAACATCACAGACTCCTTTTGTTTAAATATAAAATATTTTGATATTAAAACTTTTGAATTATAACATATCATACCACAAAAAAGTAAAATAGTAAAATATATCTATAAGATGTAACAAAATTGTAAAATTTGAATAATTACAATTTCTCTCCTCTACAGAATCAATTATTTTATGCCCTATCTGTAAATACATTGTATCAATAACTGAACTTTGATATAATGTATTAATGAAACTATTAAGGAGAAAATATGAAAGTAACTAAATTCGGTGGAAGTTCTCTAGCATCAGCTTCTCAATTAAAAAAAGTACTTGATATCATTAAAGATGATCCAGAAAG of Streptococcus sp. S5 contains these proteins:
- the fabT gene encoding fatty acid biosynthesis transcriptional regulator FabT; this encodes MNYQLVNDYLTSIFNNVLVIEESSLRASRFKDVSIKEMHTIDVIGSTPNATPSDISRELMVTLGTVTTSLNNLERKGYIERRRSEVDRRVVHLSLTKNGRLLYRLHQQFHKRMVNQIIGDMSPEEKKVMQ
- the fabK gene encoding enoyl-[acyl-carrier-protein] reductase FabK, coding for MQTRITELLNIKYPIFQGGMAWVADGDLAGAVSNAGGLGIIGGGNAPKEVVKANIDKVKSITDKPFGVNIMLLSPFADDIVDLVIEEGVKVVTTGAGNPGKYMDRFHEAGITVIPVVPSVALAKRMEKLGADAMIAEGMEAGGHIGKLTTMTLVRQVVEAVSIPVIGAGGVADGAGAAAVFMLGAEAVQVGTRFVVAKESNAHQNFKNKILKAKDIDTVVSASVVGHPVRAIKNKLASAYNQAEKDFLAGKKTQEEIEELGAGALRNAVVDGDVDNGSVMAGQIAGLVSKEETCAEILEDIYYGAAKVIQREAARWADVNV
- a CDS encoding acyl carrier protein, yielding MAVFEKVQEIIVEELGKEPSEVTLESTFEDLEADSLDLFQVISEIEDAFDIQIETEEGLSTVGDLVAYVEEKTK
- the fabM gene encoding trans-2-decenoyl-ACP isomerase; translation: MMFETILYSVENDLATISLNRPEVSNGFNIPMCQEILAALEDAEKNEEVKFIILSAEGKIFSVGGDLSEMKRAVDADDIESLVLIAELVNTISKKIKQLPKPVIMMADGAVAGAAANIAVAVDFCIISDRTKFIQAFVGVGLAPDAGGLFLLGKAIGMSRATHLVMTGEALTAEKAFDYGLAYRVCESERLDKTVEQLLKKLRRGSSNSYAAMKEMVWEAFLKEWDQYAGLELDLQKKLAFTEDFKEGVIAYSEKRRPQFKGK
- a CDS encoding beta-ketoacyl-ACP synthase III, with amino-acid sequence MVFAKISQVAHYAPDQVVSNDDLAEIMDTSDEWISSRTGILRRHISKDETTSDLATIVAQRLLAKANLDAEEIDFIVVATITPDSLMPSTAARVQANIGASRAFAFDLTAACSGFVFALATAEKYISSGMYRRGIVIGSETLSKVLDWSDRSTSVLFGDGAGGVLLEASDQKSFLAENLFTDGSRGASLESCYLGLSSPYSDDVFDRRYLTMDGRAVFDFAIRDVTKSIQKIIVDASMEAEEIDYFLLHQANDRMLDKMSKKLGVSREKIPANMMEYGNTSAASIPILLSECVENHRIKMDGSQKILLTGFGGGLTWGTLLVTI